ACACGTGCAGGATGATTTTCAGCCTTAGTTTGTGTGTTCTTATTTAATTCAGGGGGACCTTGAATATAAAGAGCGCTTTCTTTGCTGGTTGCAGCACTGAGCCCTCCTCTAACGCATGGTGTAATTTGAGTGCAGTCAGAATGGCTGTGTTGAGAGAGCCGGAGGATTTTGCCAGGTGCTTTGTAACATTACTACATTCCTTACCTCTTGCAACGAAGAATTTCCCAACTAAATAAAAGTCAAAATAACTCAGAACTTCTTTTCATCTAAGCAaataacttaaaagaaaaaaaaatgtttaatcataataaaacatttcaacGTATGCACAACCAATAACTGTGTTTCCAAGTGCATTCGCAGTGCAGTTATTAAAACAAACCTTGGCATGTATTAGcagcaaataaaacagattcTGCTACGTCTACATGCTAATCATGGCTTAGCCTATTTAAGCAATTTCTTGAAGTGCCTATCAAATTTGAGTTCAAGTAAATTACCATTCTGTTTGACTCAGTGGTTTACAAACATAAATCCCGTTGAATGTTTTGTAGCTATCAAGTCTTTGCCAAAACGTGTCCTCTGCTGTATCTGCAGATATTGTTAACATATAAAAACATTCCTAGATAAGGAAGATGTAGAGTCCCCTCCATGGAgctcctgggcagcccactgACCCTGCTCAGCAGGGTGGGTGGACCAAACAGGGACAACAGCAGCTGATAAGCTGTGGCTTGCCTTGAAACAGCTCATTTTCTGTGCCTTGGAGACCAGTTCTCAAACTGTTTCAGGATATCATTCTCCTACTAACATTTCACAGTCATTCCCACAGAGGGAGAAGACAGTGAAGTGTTGtttcatatttccttttcatgtcACATCATAAAGATTTGTTCCTTATGTAAtcccaaacaaacaacaaaaaaatagcagGATGTTACTACACCCATAGCTACTTACATTCCTAAACATGGTAATTAAATCTTTGTTACACGTGTATTCTcatatttttgccttttacCTCCCATTTTAGGTCCCAGTTCTCATCTACCCACAAATAATCTGCGTAaagcatctccagggacagctGTCCAACGGTTCCtccagttttccttttaaagataCTGCTGTACACAGAGGTTGTTGTCAATTAAATCCCCTAAATCTCTGCAATTTAGGATATGCAGCCAAAGGCCCCAGGGTTTTACGCAGCCCTGATCCCAGGGTCTGCGCTCACACTCTTTCTCCAACTGCGAAGATAGCAAGGGACCATGATACACTGAAATGGAATAGGAGATCATGATAATCAAAGAAAGGCCTAGGGCAGATGGATCTATAAATTAGGTATGATGAGAATTTCTATTTAGCACCAGTGCTGTCTGTGGTGATTGCACAGACTAGAAAATTGCAGTAGGGTTACTGACTTGCTTTTGagccccacagcagtgctggagggtTGCAGCCAGCCCATTTCAGCCCTTGTCCTTGTTCatggcagaggagttggattAAGCGATcatcaaggtcccttccaactcaaatgattgtatgattcatATCTGTAATAACCACACATGGAGAAACTGGAGAGTTAATGGCGGGGGCAGAAGCATTCTCTCATTTAACAGAATCATAAAGTTCCATTCAAACAACAACCACAACAAAAGAGCATCATTTCACCATACCTAGTGCTCTCCAAAtcagacagaaaacaacagtgaagaaaatatatgGCCAGTTCCACTCGTGATTTTCTCCAATGGTAGACACTCCAAGAAAGATGAAGATGAGGGTATCACTAACACTGCTCCACATCTTCATGAAGTATTTGACCGTGGTGTGAGACTTCAGAGAGATGTTGGCCTCCACATAACGTTTCATGCCCATGGCACAAGCAATGATGCtgggaaaattaaaatgaaacatttttcttcataaggACACAACACTGACACgttattatttaaagaaaaaaatatcagctttaTCAAGTGCCAGATGTTTGCAGTGCTAGTGATTCACTTCCTTCAGCCCACTAATATCAGCAGGACAATCAAGACAGTAAGATACTATATAGGCTGACCAGACTGCCcaaatattttcacagataAACTTCATTCACTGCTGTTGTATCACACAGCAACACTTCCCATCACTGTatcctgctcccagcacttTAACCATACCTATCTCAAAACATCTGGGCAGAAGAGTTTAATTTCTAGGAGCTGTTTTCCTGCCTGAGAGAAAGGGAGAGCACTATGTGCAAATAGGACTGTTCTGAAGCGTTTGCTATGTGGTCACTACAGGAGTCTCTTGTAGGACTAGAAGTCATAGTAGCTTAAGAGCAGCTTGAAtggaaacacaaacacaaaacatacCTCGTTCTGCATATTTCTAAGTCCATCCAGAGTTGTCCATTCTCTGGATGTAGCCAAGAAGCCATCCAATATGCAACCAAAAAACAATAAAGTCCTCCAGCAGTAAAAAGAATCTTAATGAACGCTCATCAGGCTGAACAATAAGCCAAGAATTGGCTTCACTGCTCCTCCTAAGTAAATTAGAGAGCATTGCTGGAGTCAGAACATTTGACTTCCTTGTATCATGCACCCAAGGTCACTTCGGAAGCACACAGCACCAGTTAAAACTCTGCCTTGCTATTTTTCATGGCTAATTGGTTCTTTAAGTTACAGGGTACATGTGTTTAGTCTAATTCATCAGCTTTACAAATCAATACATATTCAGGCCAGCAGTCTTAGAAGGTCAGAGCAACCGGCTGCTCAAAAAGTCAAACCTccattttttgtattttgacctggacaaaaacattttgttctaGAAGTGGTACCACAAGTGGTAAAATGGTTTTACATTTCTGAGATCTGATTTTCCCTGGCACTTGGTAAAGCCATCCACATGGAGTATATATAGATGACAAATTCCCTTCCCAGGAGACTTCATGGTAACTGCTGTTCTTCTTCACCTGAAGTACTGAAAAAGTCTTTTTCAGATGAAGATGCACTTCTACCCACTGTGAGTTGCTGCTTACTTGACTTGGCATTCAAACAAATGACAACAGCAAATGcagatatttccttttctttcatctcaaaATAATTATGTGTCTTCCCTCACTGCCAATCAGAAATCAAAACTGGAGTTAAGGGAAGGACCAGGAGAAAAGGTGCAGGACGTGGAAGGTCAGACACAGAAATGCCACCACGTTCTCACTGTGGAAGGAGAGCCTGTTTCACCTGGCACAACACTCAAAAATCCCTTTTTCATCCAGTATCCGAGTTTATATCTTCCATCTAATAAGAAAAAGGTAtcactatttaaaaacattccaaaaTTGAACTTTTTGATTTATCCCTGTCAGGCTGATCCACTTTGCCTTAAAGTGCagcaaaataaagtaatttttcGGTTTCTGTATCTGCCTCAATAAAGACGGAATAAAACAGATCCAACTAAGAACTAAGAAACCCAACACGGATTTATGGGCAACCAAATTCCAGAGCCATGGATTGGAAATCCTTCTTGGAAAATAGGATAGGGGTTCAGATCATTCACAAAGAATaaatttgatctttttttcctcacagcttCAAAAGAAGGGCACTGACACTGGgacaaggaggaaaaagtatctgtgtgtatatatatgtatatagaaaTGTATGTGAATGTTTGTATATACAGCTAAAAAACATTAGCAGAAAAGTTTAGCAGATCGAGTTGCACTCAAAAGGTTCTCAGACTATGtagaatgtatttatttatttttgcaatcagattattttcaaaaagaaacaactgccAAGGTCTGTTTCTCATAATACAGTATTCCCTGATCACCAATGAATAGTTTGAAATCAAGACATACAGAAGAGGCATTTATAATTTGGCAATTGTAAGACTGGTATTGCAGGAATCAACTGCCTTTGCAATTGTTTTGCTTTAGAAACAATACATTATtcaaaagaatagaaaatggGTTCCATAATGGGTACAGTAGATTTTGATTGATAGAAAGAGACACCATTAGGATTGAATGTTTTCTGCTCCATAATGATTTTGCAGCACATTTACTTCACTGTTCTGTCTTTTGCTCCTATAAATAGGTTTTCTCTTACCTATTCCCAGAGCTAGAATTTTTGTCAGTAACGCCAGAATATTGCTTGTATTAACTGTTCAAAGAACACAATCTGCAAGATACAGGAATAGTTTATAGCCAAAGAAGTATCATTAGTTTTAAAATCAATCTCCCAAGCGCTCCTGTACCTCGCTGGAACCCGGcttaaatttcttattttctttttatctcattATCAGATTTACAGTTGCTTACACTGTAGCTATCAATGGAGCCTTAGTATACTTTATAGTCTTTAGGGAAATATTAATTGGTCAGTTGTgatcctcagcagcagctgatttAGTTCAAGTTGTAGAACCAAGCAACAAATATCAgcccacagaaaacagaaagactgAATCACccatgctttgtttttaatctgtctCTGCTTTCCAAGGCGAGGCTTCTGCTACCTCTAGGAttattagatttatttttctcagcacCAGCTCCTCAGGTGAAATTCACAATGACGTAAGCACAAAGTCAATCATCAATGTATGGAACTAACTGTGCTCTATGAAATTGCAAACAGTTGGGTTTAGTACTTTTGAAATCTTGCTCTCTGACAAACTTGGCTGAATTTGGTCAATAGATTTCAAATGCCATTAgaggcagggaggtgatggacGAGCCCACCCACACCAAGTACAGAAATGCAAGACAAGCACACGAGCTTTGGCTGAAATCTTTTGGAGGTCAGTCAGAACCTCCAAGCCAACTTTCCAGGCAGAAATTTCCATTAGAGCCCTCCTCTCTCACACAGAAGGCATATTTCCAGGCTTCAGCTTTATAAAGGATGAATAGCTACCACCCATCACTCTGCTGTGCCACCACCAGGTCTGCTTTCAGCACACGTCTGGACACCAAGCCCCAGATGCCAACTGGTAAGGCACAATCAGGGATGAAGCTAGAACAGACTTGCAGTAAACCTAACGACCACATTTTTCTGAGGTCATGAGGATTTGATTAAAGAAtccttgctgtttttcaaaCGTTGTTTTTGGCTGGGCCTAACCCCTATGGGGCTCAAGTAACCATTCCTCAATAGCCTACTTAAATGAACTGGACGTTTGAAATTTGCCCGGCATTAGTGATCTGGATTGCCTGTGAGCTGCAGATAGTACTGCTTATGTGCAGTAGTGTAATGTGTGCAACGGGGTTACACCTCTCAGCTATTTCATACATTTTCATACTTTCTATTCGCTGTCATAGACAGATTTGCAGCTAACtttaaaagatttgtttttatacCTGTTAGCAAATACAACCAAAAATCCTTCTTAGAGAAACGTGATGCAGGGGCACACTTACGCCACAATGCCAGAGAGGTGAAACATCTCTGCGGTGAGGTAGGAAAGGTAACTGTACAGGAAGACAAAGAGCGGCTCGATGACACGGATGTCCTTGGTGAATCGCGTGGTAAAGGCAGAGGTCATCCCAAAGGTAAGACCTACCAACACTCCCCCAATCCCAACCACAAAGAATTTTCCAACTCCGGCGAACACATCCACCGTTTTGATGGCTGGCATTTCACAGAATGATCGAAATAGCTTGTAGAGCACCTGggtgaaaaagggaaaaacaaccATTAACAAAATCATCACCAGACGTTTCCACCCTTCCTCTGGACACCAGGGGCTCTCACAGAGCCTGCTTCTCACCACGGTCACCGCGTCATTCAGGAGCGACTCGCCAAAGACCAGGATGTGCAGCTTCTCGTTGACGTGGATCTCCTCAAACACTGCCAGCACGGCCACGGGGTCAACCGCTGCAATCAGGCTGCCAAAGAGCAGGTTGTGGAGCAGCGACACGTCCCGCAGCCCAAAAGCTCTCACTTGGCAGATGCCATAGAGCGAAAAGCCGATCCCAAACACGTTCCATATTGTCCCCACCACCGCGTAGAGGAGAATGGTGCCGATGTTCTCAAAAAAAGGGCGGCTGGGCATGAAGTACCCTGCGTCAAGGACGATGGGTGGCAGCAGGTAGAGGAAGAAGATATCGCTGTCCATGACAGGAGGTGACTTGTCGTTCAGGCCGTAGATGATGCCCCCCATGATGAGTCCCACAAATATCAATAAACAGCTTTCTGGGACCACAGAAGGCAGCTTGTTGTATAGGTGAAATGCTGGAAGGggataaacagaaaaaaatctctgttaTCACCCAAACTAGCCAAGGAAAACCAGGTACCCCTTGCGGTGAGGAAGCTTCACCAGCTCCTACCTCCTGCAAGCTGCACTTTGGAGTACTGATAATAAATCAAAGGAAATAAGCAGTGATAATAAATTATGTTATAAAGGTAAAGCTGCCCAATCAGAAACTAGCTAAGACATCTAAAACATATCAAACTTTCACTCTGCAATTCCTCATACCTAAAAATACACCTTTAATGTTACGCtaatatacaaagaaaaaataaactaaatcaTCTGTGTAAGTAAAAATGCTTCTGGGATAATGTAATCCAGTTGGCATGCCAACTTTAGCACTAAGAGCATAAACAGCAGCTGCTAATTTTAAACACGATACAGATTCCATACATacaaaaagattaagaaaaaaagaatcttttttattaaataggATGAAAACTGTCACCACGTGTAATTATCAACACAAAATTAAAGGTAACATGAGAAAAAAGATCAAGCAATCAATCAGACCAGCCTTGTGCAACACCCAGTATTTGCTAGAGAGAAATCCTGGCAAGCACCATAAGTACTAGATGTGGGTTATTAAAAGTAAGAAggaaattgaaagaaattgaaCTGGAACAGGaataacaacattaaaaaaatgtgatgattattatttcttcatatttaatGATGGAGTTGAGACCTCATTCCATAAGATgcagaacagcaaaaagaaaaggccaTTTCTAGCCAAAGAACTGAAATTCTGCTCAAAATGAATCTCAGagacttttcctttctgaaggaaaaggtgGTAAAATAACTTATATGGCAGGAATTTCACAGAAGCGATTACAATTCCTGTGTGGGGGacaaataaagaatatataaatTCCACTCTCTCCTATCCAGTCCTGCAGATGAATACACATCTGCTTGCCTTACATTTCCTTTGGCTTTATCTGGCTCACAGGAATTTCACAGCAGCTGAATACGCTCCATGAAGGACACAGCAGCCACTTGCAAGTCTGATTAGCACTACACACAGGTACATTTGCAGAGCTTAGCATTCAGCAGAAAGTACATCTGACACGTAACATGCACATCTGACACACAATGTGCCAAGTTACCTCCAGCGCCAGCATCGCCTGTTTCACCCCAAACAGCTCTGAACTCCAAAGACAATCTCCAACCCGTCCTTTTTCCTCCTGATCCTACTCATAAAGGCTATCTTAGGAAAGAACAGCCACTCCCTGCCCACCCCATCCCTCCTCACCTTCCCAAGGTACCTCACCTATTTTGGCCAAGGATGCAAGCATGATCCACAGCGTGATTTCGAAGGGGACTTGGACATGCTGATAATCCAGAGAGAAAAACGTGTGCTCCGTGGACGCATTGCCCTCTGCTTCCTCAGCAGCCCAGCTGCCATTCTCTGTCACTGGAGAACCGTGCAGGGCTCCCACCCTGGCAACttgcaggaaggaagagagcAGGGCAGCCAGGACAGTGGCCATGCCCTTGCTCCATGCCCTCTGCCTCTCCATTAGCCCCAGGGCTGTCCACTGCATGTATTTGGTCGCAGCTGCTCCTGTTCTCaccacagagctcagccctcagcctgctcttctccctgTCCATCAGCTCCCGGATGGGAGACCTACTGGAGATCCGTGCTCTTCAGCGCCACGTGCCCAAATGGGCCGACCCTTCAGCTGCCTGGTGCACCAGCTGCAGACCTCTGCAGTTCCTacatggcacagcagcagccagaagcGGGCCCACCTTCCTGCGTTCCACCAGACTCTTCATCTGTACCCAACACTGGCAGCAATGCTGCTGATAATCAAAAATTCCATTTAGTAATTCAAAGCAgtcatctttcttgtgctgaattcagagctgtgctggctggctggctggctggatgaCACCTgaaaaagaatttaagaattTAAATTTAACCAATTTCTTCAAGCTTCTTCCTACAGCAAGAGCCAACAGAAGAAGttatcttcatttctctttgctgcttgAAAATGGCACAGAAAATCAAGTAAAGTTGGTAAGAAAAGCTGGacacacagacagacagcaAAACCCATCTGACCTCTCTGTTCTGGAATGGCTTTGGGCTACACTGAGGGACACACAGAATTCTGGTCTTAGGGGTTCTCAACAACCCCCAGACACCAACTGCTCACAGAAAGCCAAATGCCAGCTTGGAGAAAGACTTTTCAAAAGAATTAGATGTAGGAATAtcaaagaggggggaaaaaaagcaaacaccaaCATATTGGGTCAAATTCCTCCATTGTGGAGTTTCATTTAAGTTAATAATGCTTCAATAGGGATGAATAGAGTCCAAAGCACATATGTAATTAAAACAGAGGCCCCAGGCTGTTGCTAGACTGATCGATGgtctctgtgcttctctgcagctgcctAAATGACACCAACATTGAGCTGCCAGCAAGTTGCTGGTGACCCACTTTTCTATAGGAAGCCAGAACCCATCATACAGACAcacacccacagctctcagctccTATGAGCTGCTTCTGATCTGACTTGTAGGAAGATAAACTTTGGGGCACAAGGGAGATGCAGTGAAGTTCTCTAACATTAACTATTCTAAGTCACCACTGTTAATGTGTATTAATCACATCTTGTTAGCACACTTGCTGACTTTTAAGCAAAGAAACCAATCTCCCATGAGAGCCATCTTAGCAAGCCGAGTTTTGTAAATATACAAAGGGAAGTGGCACCAGATTCAAGAAGCCAGTGGAACTGCAGGCCAGACATTTGGAATACAGAATTCCCAcaagattttcttcctctgttctcAATCATTCCATTCCACTGAGGCAGGAATGGGGAAAGGAATGAGGAATCAGATCCCTCATTACTTTTAAGGAAGGACCttccttcatttttacattttcagttgTGTCACTCTTCAGTTCCAATTAAATAATCTTGTCGTTTCCCTTGACTTTACGTATGATGTTTCATTACGTGCTGCTTCTGGATTATTCATAACTAAAtggcaaaatgtttttcctgaGTGCTATGACGACACAATACTTGTTGTCCCTCTTGTAATGGCTATTGATAGTATTGAACCACTTTTTAATGTGAATACCATCTGATCATATGTTTACTGACATGGGGTTTGGGGTGTTGTTTGTCTATAGCATAATGTGCTTTCCCCATTTTTAGGTTTCAGGGCTAGATTTTGATCCCTGTAATTTTATTGACTGGTCTCTGGTGAAAGAGATAGGGTTATGAGAAGATATTGTGTAATACAGTAACAGTGATGAGAATTCAGGACCCCAGAACAAAAGTGTTTTGTTAGAAGTATTGTTTTAAATGTTACTATTATACTCCTTCACCAAtgacaacaaaatatttttcctttccttactttaaaagtgaaatatgtgatttatttttttttactttaccTTCCTGTCTTGTTATTATTTGTAATTATACTTTAacttatgcctttttttttaagctaccGATGCATGTATCActtaatgagaaaataaatacacactAAACTAAATCTCAATTTCCATCACCTCCTGAAATTCATGTATCTACTACTGAAATTTATAAGAAAACTTGGAATATCCTTGTACCTTGTGCTGTGGTACCATGTGGGCCTCAAATGAGGAGACATCTCAGTAAAGTATTTAAGTAAATCTTAACTATAAGTACTCAACATTTCAGAGTTTGCAGCTGATAATACAGCAAAATCCCATGTTGGATTGAGACCCCAAACACACCAAGCACAGAGAATCTCATATTACAACAGTAAGTGATTTGCTGAGCTGCAAACCCACCAGATGGGTTCAGGCCAACACTgcaaaagcactgcagcagttcCCACCACTGCAAGCTTGCGATTGCCACACAAGGCAGCTAATCTGCACagatatatttcttctttcaaaagcTTGGGATTATTACTTGTTTGTAGTCTCTCTAACAAACAGTTCACCCCAGGACATCTCAGAGCAAGGCTCTGCTGCAAGCTGTGGGGCTTTGGTGCTTCACTTCTTCAGCCCTTACATCTCTTCCATCTTTTGAGCTATGTGCTGCTGTTGCGATCAGCCCTGTTCCAGCTGATGTCAGAATAACAGCCATTTGTTTACACACTGTCTAAAATTTGAAGACAGTCATTCCAGTTTATGAATGAGCAAAACCTTTTTCCCGATTAGAATGGAACCTGCTCGTATTTTCACAAGCAGTCACCTTCTTTTTTGTACTTCTCATTGCTTGCAGTTTTGTTATATAtcaatatttatttactgaaggCTGTGCATAAGCTACTGATCTTCTTGAAGAAGCAGGAGTGGAAAAGTACTTATTTTCATTCATATGCAAGCCTACACGCAAACACAGAAAGCTCACAAAGCAGACACAGAGTTTAGCAAGATTtaatcaaaaccaaaattaaGACCAAGCCCTCATCACACTTATTGCTGGGATGGATCACActcacagcttttctggaaagcagaaatacaaaagcCCTTAACATTTAATTCATACCATGCTGGTTTTTGCTGCAGCATATCAGAAAGCATCAGTGTGCTGAGAAACAACTccgtgctgcagggagctgggtgAATGCGAGGCTCactagaatggtttgggctgagAGGGTCCTTTAAGAACATCTAGTTTCAACCacctgctacaggcagggacactaCAGATCGATCTGCAGCCCACAGGGAAGAACATCCACCTAACATCAGGTTGGTGAATCTGCCGTACTGCAAACACCCTGACCTGTCACACACCCCTCCAAGCAACACTGCTACACACTGACTGCAACACAACCTCGAGTTTAACAACTTCCCAATTAATGAATTCCTACAGGGCAACTACAAGAGGAGTCGACTTTAATCATTTTGGCACCAACTTCTGTTTGGATACCGCTTTTGTCAGTAAGAGCTCGAGCACTCTGAGCAACTGCTTAAACAAACAGTAAGCTAAATGGCCttcagtattattattattattttttttcatcattctaCCTGGGAAAGCCTGTATCTTTACTGttagtgctgctctgcctttttGTGAAGTTGGGTGGCAGACACAGCTGTGTGGGAAGAAAGCCTCCCAGCCCACTGGGTTCTGCCCCTTCACTCAGCTGTGTCTGTTCCCTGACCAAACCACAGATCACCCACCAGGAAAATGCACTAGTCCAGACAAACCAAGTGCTGAAAATAACAGCTGTCATGGTTCACCACTATCACAGTTCTGCAATCACAAAATAAGAgccaaagaggaagaagaagcaaTCGGAGCAGACACTATGCGGCATCACTTGCACTAAAGCTTGCACTGTGAACTGGTAGATCCAagaacacacagcagctccaagACTATACAGTAGTacagaaattcttcactttGGAGGTGTGGAGCACACTGTGCCTCCAGAAATCCATCTGATATCAATCCAATGATACAATTAACCCTGAGACTTCAGCCTGATAGGGCGACCAGCACCCACAGGTGGCCTCGCtgccagccatgctgctgggGACACACACTTCTAAGGTCCTGCAGTGGCTTAATGCAGCCTGGGGTTTCTTCCTGGGGGATAAACATAAGCAGATAGCTACTTCTTGGGGTATATTTGTTacccagaaacattcagcaagtctGTCTGAGAGCTGGGTTAGTGCAGCTGTGTtgctgcagccagtgctccACAATTCATGCTCAATAGCCAAGTGGTGAATGGTTAGAAAAGGGAAATAGCACTGTGTCAGTTCCTTTCTGAGCACACCACCAGTGCAGATATTCAGACACATCTTCCCACAGCCTCTCTTGCACAACGCTTGCATATGCAACAtttcttggaaaagagaagttatttttctttaattcaagtgaaaggaaaagagaataaaagcaaacaaaatctgtttatttAAGACTTGAAGCCAGGACTTGCTTGGAAGTCAGTTTGCAGTTATGTTCCCAATTCACAGATTTCCTTCACTTGAAACAAAGCAGTAATATGTATCTCATCTACACAAAAAGGTGCGAGCAGGCACCTGTGATTTCTCACTCTTCCCACATGAAACAGAATTCAGGGTCTTTGGACAAGGAAAAGCTATGTCAGGATCAATGAACAACTGCAGCAATGAGTGACAGTGAGGGAAGcacacagtgaaacagaaagcacTTCCCCAAAAGCCTCAGAAAAAACCCCAGCCCAAATCTCCGAAGTCTTGCTCCTTACTGCTCATCAGGCAAGCAGTAACTGGCTATTCTCCTAGAGCTTTATGCATGCAAGttcaaggaaatgttttttgtttttgttttttaaataatccaGTATTTATATTACTTATGAAGTGGTATCTTAGTACCTTCATCAGTCACCATTGGGCAATGTGGCACACTGTGCTTACCCACAGGAACTGCCTGACAAAGCTGAACGACCTGGAACACACAATGAGATCAAAGCTTCCATCTGATAGTCTCAGCCTGCTCAGGACTTCATTAGCTTTCATCACATCCCAAAGTAGTACGTAActacagaaacagcagttttatAGGTTTGAGCAATGGAAAGAGCACTGAAGGAATCtggtcagcagcacagcatgcaatAGAAATTCAGCAATGGAAAGCAGAAGTATGTTGTCAGTACAGATGGggaataagaacaaaaaaagccaccagCACAGTGCGTTAATGATATTATTGCACAAAACAAGAATCTTTCTGAGGACCCCTAAAACCTAAGTCAGAACTTACATGTCAGCAGCATTCCATGGCATATTTAGAATTATGGAGTTGTTTACTTGTAAATCCTCTGATACAAAGTGTATTTGCATGTATAACCCAACCAACCCTGCCACAGAGCCAACAGCCTTCTGAGACCATCACTGCCCTCAGCACTCTGAGAACAACCAGCTTTGTCTTGCTTTGGTAAAGCAGCCATTTCCCATAACTTAAGGTCTTATTAtttatgtgaaagaaaacactcaGCTCTATATTGTGCCTTCGGACTTGCAAAGCCCTCCTTGTGGGGTTTCCTACACCTGGATACAGCAGAACCTGAGATGTTGCAGAAAAGCCTGATACAAAGGCCTGGGGAGTGAATTCCAGCCACTGTGGTTCATGCAAAGCAAAGaacttcagtggaaaaagaCTCACAttcacagcaaagctggtgCTTGGAGCACCGTGTGACCAgcataaggaaaataaaatactgtccTGATAGACACGGTTGACAAAAGAGGGCAGAGTTTTTTTACAAGAGGGGCAATACCTACAGCCCATATGTGGAACAACATGCCAGGGG
The Lagopus muta isolate bLagMut1 chromosome 13, bLagMut1 primary, whole genome shotgun sequence genome window above contains:
- the LOC125699692 gene encoding sodium/hydrogen exchanger 2-like; its protein translation is MQWTALGLMERQRAWSKGMATVLAALLSSFLQVARVGALHGSPVTENGSWAAEEAEGNASTEHTFFSLDYQHVQVPFEITLWIMLASLAKIAFHLYNKLPSVVPESCLLIFVGLIMGGIIYGLNDKSPPVMDSDIFFLYLLPPIVLDAGYFMPSRPFFENIGTILLYAVVGTIWNVFGIGFSLYGICQVRAFGLRDVSLLHNLLFGSLIAAVDPVAVLAVFEEIHVNEKLHILVFGESLLNDAVTVVLYKLFRSFCEMPAIKTVDVFAGVGKFFVVGIGGVLVGLTFGMTSAFTTRFTKDIRVIEPLFVFLYSYLSYLTAEMFHLSGIVAIIACAMGMKRYVEANISLKSHTTVKYFMKMWSSVSDTLIFIFLGVSTIGENHEWNWPYIFFTVVFCLIWRALGVLVLTFFVNRFHVNTVTSKDQFIIAYGGLRGAICFSLVFLLPDFRRKKLFIAATTVVILFTVFAQGMTIRPLVDLLHVKRKRESAPTVGEQIHIRFLDHLLAGIEDISGHWGQYYWKDKLEYFNSKYLQKYLLREYDQPKSSIVLLYEKLERKHAIELAEAGQLGHAPSHPSLLNSERTVIREKKSEDALCPDGLEDIQEILARNLYRIRRTGPAYSRHTLPGETEPVEQAQEILILQRRSLRLDASGSDGISPRKEKEGSSPVRGDSDVQPRLCRSLTVEDEEKVRAVKQNRSQSVCVIPACSKQEGAGKDMTSDM